From Candidatus Pedobacter colombiensis, one genomic window encodes:
- a CDS encoding PAS domain S-box protein: MNAERKLSTLLSRLLSKPKVAGILVFLFLLLLIGFITNQKYLIIKESQRQEMLSTLNIIKQNIDQSLKNSYTAALTLALTLNDEGKPVNFEKVGEQLINSNSMLKAVQLVPDGIIKYTYPLKGNERVLGLNLFKEPNLVAMGAFKTINYQKMYFSGPIKLRQGGEGIVGRLSLFNNNKFWGFSAVVINLTDFLKQAGVYNNENKKFYFQFSKVNPATGKENFFLHPKMDFAGRTYESIYFPDGDWKLYLIVSDKYSLLFQLIYPLVLGLALAVVCGLLTMKLFKKPEKLRRLVDRQAGKLIETQVKFKTIFDKAPIGIAEVDTQNGSFIQVNDKFRKILGYSDEEFYETDFHSITFPEDLEEGLLKMQKLKAGEIEEFTILKRYKHKEGHLLWANLIVKSLWNDGELSSSHICIIEDITEYKQAEKALSDSFNLVNEQNKRLLNFSYIVSHNLRSHTSNIEAISHLIDIASSEEERKELVQLLKRASGSLNETLMNLNKVVNIQTSINVNVEPLNLKHYLSRTIDTLNEEIVAKGASIKENENCELVVNYNPAYLESILLNFIFNAIRYSHPDRKPLIEINCFKEDDYQVLQISDNGIGIDLEKYGAELFGMYKTFNGNPDSKGIGLFISKNQIDAMGGKVTVSSVINEGTTFNIYFKN; the protein is encoded by the coding sequence ATGAATGCTGAAAGAAAGCTCTCCACTCTGTTAAGCCGGTTACTTAGTAAACCTAAGGTAGCAGGTATATTAGTGTTTTTGTTTCTCCTTTTACTTATTGGATTTATTACAAATCAGAAATACCTGATCATTAAAGAAAGCCAAAGGCAGGAAATGCTGAGTACGCTGAACATCATAAAACAGAATATTGATCAATCCCTAAAAAATAGCTATACTGCTGCACTTACACTGGCCTTAACACTTAATGATGAGGGGAAACCTGTCAATTTTGAAAAAGTTGGTGAACAGCTGATCAACTCCAATTCGATGTTAAAGGCGGTTCAATTGGTTCCCGATGGAATAATTAAATATACTTATCCATTGAAGGGCAATGAGCGGGTACTTGGACTCAATTTATTTAAAGAGCCTAACCTGGTTGCTATGGGGGCTTTTAAAACTATTAATTACCAGAAAATGTATTTTTCCGGCCCCATCAAACTCCGACAGGGTGGAGAGGGTATTGTTGGGCGGCTTTCCTTATTTAATAATAATAAATTCTGGGGTTTTTCGGCAGTTGTAATTAATCTGACCGATTTTCTTAAGCAAGCAGGGGTTTACAACAATGAAAATAAGAAGTTTTACTTTCAATTTTCAAAAGTTAACCCTGCTACCGGCAAGGAGAACTTCTTTCTTCATCCAAAAATGGATTTTGCTGGTCGTACTTACGAAAGCATTTATTTTCCAGATGGAGATTGGAAACTTTATCTGATCGTATCCGATAAATATAGCCTGTTGTTTCAACTGATTTATCCTTTGGTGTTAGGCTTGGCTTTGGCTGTGGTTTGCGGCTTACTTACCATGAAGTTGTTTAAAAAACCTGAGAAACTTAGGCGATTGGTAGACAGACAAGCCGGTAAATTGATCGAAACGCAGGTGAAGTTTAAAACTATTTTTGATAAGGCTCCTATCGGTATTGCAGAAGTAGATACACAAAATGGCTCTTTTATACAGGTTAACGATAAGTTTCGTAAGATACTTGGTTATAGTGATGAAGAGTTTTATGAGACAGACTTTCATTCTATTACTTTTCCTGAGGATCTGGAAGAAGGTTTACTTAAAATGCAGAAGCTGAAAGCAGGAGAGATTGAAGAGTTTACAATATTAAAGCGATATAAACATAAGGAAGGACACCTGTTATGGGCAAATCTAATTGTTAAATCATTATGGAATGATGGTGAGTTGTCCAGTAGTCATATTTGTATTATTGAAGATATTACTGAATATAAACAGGCAGAAAAGGCGCTAAGTGATTCGTTTAACCTGGTCAATGAACAGAATAAGCGCCTGCTTAATTTCTCTTATATTGTATCCCATAATCTGCGTTCACATACCAGTAATATTGAGGCCATATCTCATCTGATTGATATAGCGAGTTCCGAAGAAGAAAGGAAAGAATTGGTTCAACTGCTAAAAAGGGCATCTGGCTCACTCAATGAGACATTAATGAACTTAAACAAGGTCGTTAATATTCAAACAAGTATCAATGTGAACGTTGAGCCTTTAAACCTTAAACACTACCTCAGCCGAACGATTGATACTCTCAATGAAGAAATCGTTGCAAAAGGGGCTAGCATCAAAGAGAATGAAAATTGTGAGCTGGTGGTAAACTATAATCCGGCGTATCTGGAAAGTATTTTGTTGAATTTTATATTTAATGCGATCAGATACAGCCATCCGGATCGTAAACCCCTCATCGAAATCAATTGCTTTAAGGAAGATGATTATCAGGTGCTACAGATTTCGGATAATGGAATTGGAATAGACCTGGAAAAATATGGAGCGGAGTTGTTTGGGATGTACAAAACCTTTAATGGTAATCCCGATTCAAAAGGCATCGGTCTGTTTATTTCTAAAAATCAGATCGATGCCATGGGGGGTAAAGTTACGGTGAGCAGTGTGATAAACGAGGGAACAACATTCAATATTTATTTCAAAAATTAA
- a CDS encoding aldose 1-epimerase family protein encodes MIFLENEYLIASFASKGAELQSLKSKKHNIDYLWSGNPSYWGKFSPVLFPIVGALKNNTYYFEGKEYKLPRHGFARDYDFKLLRRNKTEVVFTLTHNDETLKVYPFRFLLQLRYTLHESGLSCTYEVTNPANDLLLFSLGAHPAFKVPLQDNVQYTDYFLKFNKDQALTYHKISGDLVAHETVKIELQDGKLPLKHELFYEDALVFKSLKSDCITIACDKNPHGLHFKFKDFPFFGIWAAKNADFVCLEPWCGIADGVDHQQNLTEKEGIVFLAPDKTWSRTWEIECF; translated from the coding sequence ATGATTTTCCTTGAAAACGAGTACTTAATCGCTTCATTTGCCAGCAAGGGTGCGGAGCTACAAAGTTTAAAAAGCAAAAAACACAACATAGATTACTTATGGAGTGGAAACCCCTCCTATTGGGGTAAGTTTAGTCCTGTTCTCTTCCCTATAGTAGGTGCCTTGAAAAACAATACATATTATTTCGAGGGCAAAGAGTATAAATTACCCAGACATGGTTTTGCAAGAGATTATGACTTTAAATTGCTTCGGCGAAACAAAACAGAAGTTGTTTTTACGCTTACGCATAATGATGAAACCTTAAAAGTATACCCTTTTCGATTTTTACTCCAGCTGCGATACACCTTACACGAATCCGGATTATCCTGTACCTATGAAGTCACCAACCCGGCTAATGACTTGTTGTTATTTTCACTTGGGGCGCATCCGGCGTTTAAAGTCCCACTTCAAGACAATGTACAATACACCGACTATTTTCTCAAATTTAATAAAGATCAGGCATTGACATACCATAAAATCAGCGGGGATCTGGTTGCGCATGAAACGGTTAAAATAGAACTCCAGGATGGAAAACTCCCGCTAAAGCATGAACTTTTTTATGAAGACGCATTGGTTTTTAAATCATTAAAAAGTGACTGCATTACTATTGCCTGCGATAAAAACCCTCATGGTCTTCATTTTAAATTTAAAGACTTTCCATTCTTTGGCATTTGGGCCGCAAAAAATGCAGACTTTGTTTGTTTAGAGCCCTGGTGTGGCATTGCCGACGGTGTTGATCATCAGCAAAATCTTACGGAAAAAGAAGGAATTGTCTTCCTTGCCCCAGACAAAACCTGGAGCAGGACATGGGAAATAGAATGCTTTTAA
- a CDS encoding GAF domain-containing sensor histidine kinase — protein sequence MATQTDPELISVEEERIKALYRYDILDTPPDSTFDKLTKLAAKLIKVPVAVISFVDEHRVWFKSKYGLDVQQMDREEGLCATVVSADDFYLVENAATDPRTLSHKLVTGSFGLRFYAGYQLKTKEGFNLGSFCIIDKVPRTISDDEQEILRDLRDIVMDQIELKFASRLSLTQHNQLLNTTAHDLKNPLTTIPVRADLIKLKKHDPVVVDAMCDQIKIASLNMVSIIDELLQSGSMEAGEMRLLLIKLNVSYLVSNVVAMNQPLAERKGQTIHFTPEMDIYINADEGKLNEVVDNLINNAIKYAPLNTNIYVRVSTSNSRAVIEIEDEGPGLTADDKRRLFQRFTRLSAQPTAGEHSTGLGLSIVKVLVEAHGGWIFAESGGEHKGAKFTVQLPGVK from the coding sequence ATGGCTACACAAACAGATCCGGAATTAATTTCGGTGGAAGAAGAAAGGATTAAAGCCTTATATCGGTACGACATTCTGGATACTCCCCCAGACAGCACTTTTGATAAATTAACTAAATTAGCTGCAAAGCTGATTAAAGTTCCTGTAGCTGTAATTAGTTTTGTGGATGAACATCGGGTTTGGTTTAAATCAAAATATGGATTGGATGTACAACAGATGGATAGGGAAGAAGGCTTATGCGCAACTGTAGTTTCAGCTGATGATTTTTATTTGGTAGAAAATGCGGCCACTGATCCGCGAACATTAAGTCATAAACTGGTTACAGGTTCTTTTGGATTGAGATTTTATGCTGGATATCAGCTAAAAACTAAGGAAGGCTTTAACCTGGGATCTTTTTGTATCATTGACAAAGTACCTAGAACAATTTCTGATGATGAACAGGAAATTTTAAGAGATCTCAGGGACATTGTGATGGATCAGATAGAGCTGAAATTTGCTTCGAGGTTATCACTGACACAACACAATCAGCTCCTGAATACAACAGCACACGATTTGAAAAATCCGCTAACCACTATACCTGTTCGCGCAGATCTGATTAAGCTTAAAAAACATGATCCTGTTGTAGTAGATGCAATGTGCGATCAGATCAAGATTGCGAGTTTAAATATGGTGAGTATTATTGATGAGTTGTTGCAGTCGGGGAGCATGGAAGCCGGTGAAATGAGGTTATTGCTGATTAAATTAAATGTGTCTTATCTGGTGAGCAATGTAGTGGCCATGAATCAGCCTTTGGCAGAAAGAAAAGGACAAACGATTCATTTTACGCCGGAAATGGATATCTATATCAATGCAGATGAGGGTAAATTAAATGAGGTGGTAGATAACCTCATCAATAATGCAATTAAATATGCGCCTTTAAATACGAATATCTATGTGCGTGTGAGTACCTCAAATAGTAGGGCTGTAATAGAAATTGAAGATGAAGGACCGGGTTTAACTGCTGATGATAAAAGGCGATTGTTTCAACGTTTTACACGCTTAAGTGCACAGCCTACTGCCGGAGAACACTCAACCGGACTTGGCCTTTCTATTGTAAAAGTTTTAGTTGAGGCTCATGGCGGTTGGATATTTGCTGAAAGTGGAGGTGAACATAAAGGTGCTAAGTTTACGGTTCAATTACCCGGTGTTAAATAA
- a CDS encoding DUF4249 domain-containing protein: MMRPILLITLFVGMLFCGCEKVIELKLDNSTPVLVIDGGINDQNENQIIKVSKTYNFTEPNKFNGVSGAKVVLTRPNGVTLNYTEVSPGVYQSVKARGVPGNKYTLDVTVDGKTYSASSTMPAKVALDSLTFKQFNFFGKISTYIAVNYNDPAATANQYRYILKVKGKIEEDMVSEDRFNNGNKVADVIFYKLDDLVAGDNLEVEFQCIDLNVYRYFYTLKQSSGKGGPPVAPSNPPSNFNNGALGVFNAYTTSTRTAVIK, encoded by the coding sequence ATGATGAGACCTATTTTATTAATAACACTTTTTGTAGGAATGCTATTCTGTGGTTGTGAGAAAGTAATTGAGCTTAAACTCGACAATTCGACTCCTGTATTGGTTATCGATGGCGGAATAAACGATCAGAATGAAAATCAGATAATAAAGGTCTCCAAAACCTACAATTTTACAGAACCCAATAAGTTTAATGGAGTAAGCGGGGCAAAGGTAGTGTTGACCAGACCAAATGGGGTAACGCTAAATTATACTGAAGTTTCGCCGGGTGTATACCAATCTGTTAAAGCACGTGGAGTTCCTGGGAATAAGTATACACTGGATGTGACTGTAGATGGTAAAACTTATAGTGCGAGCTCAACAATGCCGGCAAAGGTAGCGCTGGACTCGCTAACCTTTAAACAATTTAATTTTTTTGGTAAAATAAGTACTTATATCGCCGTTAATTACAATGATCCTGCAGCTACCGCCAACCAATATCGCTATATTTTAAAAGTGAAAGGAAAAATAGAAGAGGATATGGTGAGCGAGGATCGTTTTAACAATGGGAACAAAGTGGCTGATGTGATTTTTTATAAGTTGGATGACTTAGTAGCCGGGGATAATTTGGAGGTAGAATTTCAATGTATTGACCTCAATGTTTACCGCTATTTTTATACTTTGAAGCAGAGCAGTGGTAAGGGCGGACCGCCTGTAGCGCCTTCAAATCCGCCTTCAAACTTTAACAATGGGGCGTTGGGCGTTTTTAATGCATATACAACCAGTACGCGAACAGCTGTGATTAAGTAG